Proteins encoded within one genomic window of Caldilineales bacterium:
- the arfB gene encoding aminoacyl-tRNA hydrolase yields the protein MDENTLVIDGQLTLPRREIGYRYSHSGGPGGQHVNKSETQVELVWDVRNSPSLSEEQRALITTALARRIDGEGVLHLVAGGTRSQERNRQAVTERLALLLAAALHPPHPRRPTRVAAAERARRLAAKRRRSEVKRSRAAVQADE from the coding sequence ATGGACGAAAACACGCTTGTGATCGATGGCCAATTGACGCTTCCGCGCCGCGAGATCGGCTACCGCTATTCGCACAGCGGCGGGCCGGGGGGTCAGCATGTCAACAAAAGCGAAACGCAGGTGGAGCTGGTGTGGGATGTGCGCAACTCGCCCAGCCTGAGCGAGGAACAGCGCGCCCTGATCACGACGGCGCTGGCCCGGCGGATCGATGGCGAGGGCGTCCTGCATCTGGTTGCGGGCGGGACGCGCAGCCAGGAGCGCAACCGCCAGGCCGTGACCGAACGGTTGGCGCTCTTGCTGGCCGCCGCCCTGCATCCCCCGCACCCCCGGCGTCCCACCCGCGTCGCCGCGGCCGAGCGCGCCCGGCGGCTGGCGGCAAAGCGCCGGCGGAGTGAGGTGAAGCGAAGTCGGGCCGCTGTGCAGGCAGATGAGTAG
- a CDS encoding HAD family phosphatase, whose amino-acid sequence MSPPAAVVFDMDGLMLDTEIIYQRAWTRAGRALGYDYDDAFYLHTCVGRTVESCEAALSGRFGQDFPLAEFRQLWQQLWREEVERDGIPLKPGLLDLLAFLDWHRLPYAVATSSDAAYTDFTLAAAGIRDRFDCIVTGDQIEGSKPAPDIYLEAARRLGVNPTACVALEDSEAGVQAAAAAGMRVMLIPDLKPPTEAGRLAATHVLGSLAQALAVMAAWLDGREARLSPQPPEQKPGQ is encoded by the coding sequence ATGTCCCCCCCCGCCGCCGTCGTCTTCGACATGGACGGCCTGATGCTGGACACCGAGATCATCTACCAGCGCGCCTGGACGCGGGCCGGTCGCGCCCTGGGCTATGACTACGACGACGCCTTCTATCTGCACACCTGCGTTGGCCGCACGGTCGAAAGCTGCGAGGCGGCGCTGAGCGGGCGTTTTGGTCAGGACTTTCCGCTGGCTGAGTTTCGCCAGCTTTGGCAGCAACTGTGGCGAGAGGAGGTCGAGCGGGATGGCATTCCGCTCAAGCCGGGCCTGCTCGATCTGCTCGCCTTCCTCGACTGGCATCGCCTCCCCTATGCCGTCGCCACCTCCAGCGATGCCGCCTACACCGACTTCACCCTGGCGGCGGCGGGGATTCGCGATCGTTTCGATTGCATCGTCACCGGCGACCAGATCGAAGGCAGCAAACCGGCTCCCGACATCTATCTGGAGGCTGCCCGGCGGTTGGGCGTGAACCCGACCGCTTGTGTGGCCCTGGAGGATTCGGAGGCCGGGGTGCAGGCCGCCGCCGCCGCCGGGATGCGGGTGATGCTCATCCCCGACCTCAAGCCGCCCACCGAGGCCGGCCGTCTGGCTGCCACCCACGTGCTCGGCTCGTTGGCGCAGGCGCTGGCAGTGATGGCGGCGTGGCTGGATGGGCGTGAGGCGCGTCTATCGCCCCAGCCGCCAGAACAGAAGCCCGGCCAGTAG
- a CDS encoding amidohydrolase — MTPHLSAAHTLAPELIQLRRTLHQWPELAFEEHRTAALVAQKLHEWGIPYETEVARTGVVGWIGAGDGPTIALRADMDALPIHEENDLPHKSERPGLMHACGHDGHTAMLLGAARLLKAREAELPGRVKLIFQPAEEVIPTEGGSGAKQMIEEGVIADVDAIVGLHVDPTLPVGQIGLRPGPVMAAADRFDLEILGKAAHGAHAYQGVDAIVLAAQVITAAQTLVSRRIPAVKEGVVSFGVIQGGTRENVVCDHVLLVGTVRTFEPAVRDLLEAELHRVAGIARTLGGDYRLRYLRGSPPVINDGLLTGFVSRVARQIVGVENLVEGPKSTGGEDFAWYQEQTRGTFLRLGAANPAWGEIRPLHTPTFDLDETALPIGAALLAATAEQWLHEHDPAHWRPLTH, encoded by the coding sequence ATGACCCCCCACCTCTCCGCCGCCCACACCCTCGCCCCTGAACTCATCCAGCTTCGTCGCACCCTGCACCAGTGGCCAGAACTGGCCTTCGAGGAGCACCGCACCGCCGCCCTCGTCGCCCAAAAGCTACACGAATGGGGCATCCCCTACGAGACCGAGGTCGCCCGCACCGGCGTCGTCGGCTGGATCGGCGCCGGCGATGGCCCCACCATCGCCCTGCGCGCTGATATGGACGCCTTGCCCATCCACGAAGAAAACGACCTGCCCCACAAATCCGAGCGGCCGGGGCTGATGCACGCCTGCGGGCACGACGGCCACACGGCCATGCTCTTGGGCGCGGCCCGGCTGCTGAAGGCGCGCGAGGCCGAACTACCGGGCCGGGTCAAGCTCATCTTCCAGCCGGCGGAGGAGGTCATCCCCACCGAGGGCGGCAGCGGGGCCAAACAGATGATCGAGGAGGGCGTGATCGCCGATGTGGACGCCATCGTCGGTCTGCACGTCGATCCAACCCTGCCCGTCGGCCAGATCGGGCTGCGCCCTGGCCCGGTCATGGCTGCGGCCGACCGCTTCGACCTCGAAATCCTGGGCAAAGCGGCGCACGGCGCCCACGCCTACCAGGGCGTCGATGCCATCGTCCTCGCCGCTCAGGTCATCACCGCCGCCCAAACCCTCGTTTCGCGGCGGATTCCGGCCGTCAAAGAGGGCGTCGTCAGCTTCGGCGTCATCCAGGGCGGGACGAGAGAGAATGTGGTCTGCGACCATGTCCTGCTCGTCGGCACCGTGCGCACCTTCGAGCCGGCCGTCCGCGACCTGCTGGAGGCCGAGTTGCACCGGGTGGCCGGCATTGCCCGCACCCTGGGCGGCGACTACCGGCTGCGCTATCTGCGCGGCAGCCCGCCGGTGATCAACGACGGCCTGCTCACCGGCTTCGTCAGCCGCGTCGCTCGCCAGATCGTCGGCGTCGAGAATCTGGTCGAAGGCCCGAAAAGCACCGGGGGCGAGGATTTCGCCTGGTATCAGGAACAGACGCGGGGGACTTTCCTGCGCCTGGGCGCAGCCAACCCTGCCTGGGGCGAGATCCGGCCCCTCCACACCCCCACCTTCGATCTGGACGAGACCGCCCTCCCCATCGGCGCCGCCCTGCTGGCCGCGACCGCCGAGCAATGGCTGCACGAACACGACCCCGCCCACTGGCGCCCCCTCACCCACTAA
- a CDS encoding AAA-like domain-containing protein gives MRFFNTEGPVNCTRHYCLPPLQRFDLNDVLQLIEQQKYFLLHAPRQTGKTSCLLALAAYLNQEGRYRAVYANIEVAQAYRENVDKGMATVVEQISRSARDQIGDAGATTLAREVLATSTGGTSVEEFLTRWCEKAPLPTVLLLDEVDALVGDTLIALLRQLRAGYPKRPDLFPQTVILCGVRDLQDYRIQSSNEKTAITGGSAFNIKAKSLRLGDFSREETGALLWEHTQETGQVFTREALDAVWELTAGQPWLVNALAYTACFDSKAGRDRSQPITEEQILAAKEQLIVDRVTHIDQLADKLKEPRVRRTLEAILGGDQQADTIPTDDITYVRDLGLIKTEGQLAIANRIYQEVIPRELTFSAQLTIAQQPAWYIDANGRLDLPKLLTAFQQFFRENSEIWLERFDYKEAGPQLLMQAFLQRIINGGGRVEREYGLGRGRTDLLVIWPVGGGQPPVQRAVIELKVLRRSLAATLAEGLAQTWEYADRGGADEAHLVVFDRRPDRDWDERIWVQSAQHNDQTITVWGM, from the coding sequence ATGCGATTCTTCAACACCGAAGGGCCGGTGAACTGCACCCGCCATTACTGTCTGCCGCCATTGCAGCGTTTTGATCTCAACGACGTGCTGCAGTTGATCGAACAGCAGAAATACTTCTTGCTTCATGCCCCACGCCAGACCGGCAAGACCTCGTGCTTGTTGGCGCTGGCCGCTTATCTGAACCAGGAAGGGCGCTATCGCGCGGTCTATGCCAACATCGAGGTGGCGCAGGCATATCGCGAGAATGTGGACAAGGGCATGGCCACGGTCGTCGAGCAGATCTCGCGTAGCGCACGCGACCAGATCGGCGACGCCGGCGCGACGACGCTGGCAAGAGAGGTGCTGGCCACTTCAACCGGCGGCACCAGTGTTGAGGAATTCTTGACGCGCTGGTGCGAGAAGGCGCCCTTGCCGACGGTGTTGCTGTTGGATGAAGTGGATGCGCTGGTGGGCGACACCCTCATCGCCTTGCTGCGCCAGTTGCGCGCCGGCTATCCCAAACGCCCCGACCTCTTCCCGCAAACGGTGATCCTCTGCGGCGTGCGCGATTTGCAGGACTATCGCATTCAATCCAGCAACGAGAAGACGGCCATCACCGGCGGCAGCGCCTTCAACATCAAGGCCAAGTCGCTACGGCTGGGCGATTTCAGCCGCGAGGAGACCGGGGCATTGCTGTGGGAGCACACGCAGGAGACCGGCCAGGTCTTCACGCGCGAGGCGCTCGACGCCGTGTGGGAGTTGACGGCTGGGCAGCCCTGGCTGGTGAATGCGCTTGCCTACACAGCCTGTTTCGACTCGAAAGCCGGGCGCGACCGCAGCCAACCAATCACCGAAGAACAAATCCTTGCCGCCAAAGAGCAGTTGATCGTTGATCGCGTGACCCATATCGATCAGTTGGCCGATAAACTGAAGGAGCCGCGCGTGCGGCGCACCCTGGAGGCGATCCTGGGTGGTGATCAGCAAGCAGATACAATCCCAACCGACGACATCACCTACGTACGCGACTTGGGCCTGATCAAAACTGAAGGACAGCTTGCCATCGCCAACCGCATCTACCAGGAGGTGATTCCCCGCGAGCTGACTTTCAGCGCGCAGCTGACCATTGCACAGCAGCCGGCGTGGTACATCGATGCCAACGGCCGGCTGGATTTGCCGAAGCTGCTGACGGCCTTTCAGCAGTTCTTCCGCGAAAACTCCGAGATCTGGTTGGAGCGATTCGACTACAAAGAGGCCGGGCCGCAGCTTCTCATGCAGGCGTTCTTGCAGCGCATCATCAACGGCGGTGGCCGGGTCGAACGCGAGTACGGCCTGGGGAGAGGACGGACGGACTTATTGGTCATTTGGCCGGTCGGAGGGGGGCAGCCGCCGGTGCAACGGGCCGTGATCGAGTTGAAGGTGCTGCGGCGTTCGCTGGCGGCGACTTTGGCTGAAGGGCTGGCGCAGACCTGGGAATACGCCGACCGCGGCGGCGCCGATGAAGCGCATCTGGTGGTCTTCGACCGCCGTCCCGATCGCGACTGGGACGAACGCATTTGGGTGCAGTCGGCGCAGCACAACGACCAAACGATCACGGTGTGGGGGATGTAG
- a CDS encoding MFS transporter encodes MIRAFTRPAGLGLMADPDLRRNINHLYADIGGFGVLAGSAVAFISIYLTRLGANNSAIGWLTAGPALMNLLFALPIGQWIAGKRLASLVFWASLGQRSLYLLLAPMPLLLPPAVQIPAILLLVLLTAIPGAALAIGFNALFAEAVPQEWRGEVAGRRNAIIALTMLASTLVCGQILRLLPADVGYALVFGIGAVGGAFSSYHLRRIHLAVPIPTRPLKGEPLDDGGQSGRLLAADAPLRRTYPIRLLTRLRLGNGRAMLAPLRTAFAPFLFSLFFFHFAQYVPLPLFPIFWVREVGLDDAAISLINAIFYIVMFLSSLRLGSLTRRFGNYRLMFVGAMLLSSYPLLTGLSQNLPMLLAAAVAGGGVWAVLGGALSNRILERIPSNDRPPYLALYNLALSAAMLTGSMIGASLADIIGLRETLFVAFGLRLLAGLLFWRLGR; translated from the coding sequence ATGATCAGAGCCTTCACCCGCCCCGCCGGCCTTGGCCTCATGGCCGATCCTGACCTGCGGCGCAATATCAACCACCTCTACGCCGACATCGGCGGCTTTGGCGTGCTGGCGGGCAGCGCCGTCGCCTTCATCTCCATCTATCTCACGCGCCTGGGGGCCAACAACAGCGCCATCGGTTGGCTGACGGCCGGCCCGGCCCTGATGAACCTGTTATTCGCCCTGCCCATCGGCCAATGGATTGCCGGCAAGCGGCTGGCCTCGCTCGTGTTCTGGGCCTCGCTCGGCCAGCGTTCGCTCTACCTCCTGCTGGCGCCGATGCCGCTGCTCCTCCCGCCCGCCGTTCAGATCCCGGCCATCCTGCTGTTGGTGCTGCTGACGGCCATCCCCGGCGCGGCCCTGGCCATTGGCTTCAACGCCCTCTTTGCCGAGGCTGTGCCGCAGGAATGGCGGGGCGAGGTGGCGGGGAGGCGCAACGCCATCATCGCCCTGACCATGCTGGCCAGCACCCTGGTCTGCGGGCAGATCCTGCGCCTGCTGCCGGCCGATGTCGGCTACGCCCTGGTTTTCGGCATCGGCGCCGTGGGCGGGGCGTTCAGCTCCTACCACCTCCGGCGCATCCATCTGGCCGTCCCCATCCCCACCCGCCCCCTCAAAGGCGAACCCCTCGACGACGGTGGGCAATCGGGCCGGCTGCTGGCGGCGGACGCGCCGCTGCGTCGCACCTACCCCATCCGCCTGTTGACCCGCCTGCGTCTGGGCAATGGCCGGGCCATGCTGGCGCCTCTGCGCACGGCTTTTGCCCCCTTCCTGTTTTCGCTGTTCTTCTTCCATTTCGCCCAGTACGTCCCCCTGCCCCTTTTCCCCATCTTCTGGGTGCGCGAGGTGGGGTTGGATGACGCCGCCATCAGCCTGATCAACGCCATCTTCTACATCGTCATGTTCCTGTCCTCGCTCCGGCTTGGCTCGCTCACCCGGCGTTTCGGCAACTATCGGCTGATGTTCGTGGGGGCCATGCTGCTTTCCTCCTACCCCCTGCTCACCGGGCTGAGCCAGAATCTGCCCATGCTGCTGGCGGCGGCGGTGGCGGGCGGTGGGGTCTGGGCCGTCTTGGGTGGGGCTTTGTCCAACCGGATATTGGAACGCATCCCCAGCAATGACCGCCCACCCTACCTGGCCCTCTACAACCTGGCCCTCAGCGCTGCCATGCTCACCGGCTCCATGATCGGGGCCAGCCTTGCCGACATCATCGGCCTGCGCGAGACCCTCTTCGTTGCCTTTGGCCTGCGTCTACTGGCCGGGCTTCTGTTCTGGCGGCTGGGGCGATAG
- a CDS encoding aminotransferase class I/II-fold pyridoxal phosphate-dependent enzyme, whose protein sequence is MPTTHRLARVHESVIREMTRLALAHDAINLSQGYPDFDTPPALVEAAVAAMRDGANQYTITWGHPSLRARLAEMYTHRLGWQVDPDRHVVVTCGVTEAIAATVFALLEPGDQIILLDPSHEMLRPVSVFAGAEPVSVVLEAPDYRLDPERLAAAVTPATRALLLNTPHNPTGRVFDADEMAAVVQVVTENDLVLITDEIYDRILYDGRQHACPGSLEALRDRTVTIGGLSKTFAITGWRLGYAIAPTALAASVRPAHDFMTICAPTPLQVAAVTALDFPAAYYQQMTEGYHERRSLMTTTLAELGFGVQLPEGAYYLLADYSRLPIPQAEWDSTRFARWLTTDVGVAVVPGTTFYGLPGYGEHSVRFAFPKRLETLREAGRRLERAIR, encoded by the coding sequence ATGCCCACCACTCACCGACTCGCCCGCGTCCATGAATCTGTCATTCGCGAGATGACGCGGCTGGCCCTCGCCCACGACGCCATCAACCTCAGCCAGGGCTATCCCGATTTCGACACACCGCCCGCACTGGTGGAGGCGGCCGTGGCAGCCATGCGCGACGGCGCCAACCAGTACACCATCACCTGGGGCCACCCCAGCTTGCGCGCCCGGCTGGCCGAGATGTACACCCACCGCCTGGGCTGGCAGGTGGACCCCGACCGGCATGTGGTCGTCACCTGCGGTGTGACCGAGGCCATCGCCGCCACTGTCTTCGCCCTGCTGGAACCTGGCGACCAGATCATCCTGCTCGACCCCTCGCACGAGATGCTGCGTCCGGTTTCCGTTTTTGCCGGCGCCGAACCCGTATCCGTCGTCCTGGAAGCGCCCGACTACCGGCTCGACCCCGAGCGCCTGGCCGCAGCCGTGACCCCGGCCACCCGCGCCCTCCTCCTCAACACACCCCACAACCCCACCGGGCGCGTCTTCGACGCCGACGAAATGGCCGCCGTCGTCCAGGTCGTGACCGAGAACGACCTGGTCTTGATCACCGACGAAATCTACGACCGCATCCTCTACGACGGCCGCCAACACGCCTGCCCCGGCAGCCTGGAGGCCCTCCGCGACCGCACCGTCACCATCGGCGGGCTGAGCAAAACCTTCGCCATCACCGGCTGGCGGCTGGGCTATGCTATCGCCCCCACCGCCCTGGCGGCATCCGTCCGTCCCGCCCATGATTTCATGACCATCTGCGCGCCCACCCCCCTCCAGGTTGCCGCCGTCACCGCCCTCGACTTCCCCGCTGCCTACTACCAACAGATGACGGAAGGCTATCACGAGCGCCGGTCACTTATGACCACCACCCTCGCCGAACTGGGCTTTGGCGTCCAACTGCCCGAAGGCGCCTACTACCTCCTGGCCGACTACAGCCGCCTGCCCATCCCCCAGGCCGAATGGGATTCCACCCGTTTCGCCCGCTGGCTGACGACCGATGTGGGGGTGGCGGTGGTGCCGGGGACGACCTTCTACGGACTCCCCGGCTACGGCGAACACAGCGTCCGCTTTGCCTTCCCCAAGCGTCTGGAAACCCTGCGCGAGGCCGGGAGGAGGTTGGAGAGAGCGATCAGGTAG
- a CDS encoding SDR family oxidoreductase translates to MPPTYDFNQRVVCITGAGRGIGRAIAFAFAQAGARVAVNDIDADAAGRVVGELAAGGAIALPADVASPEAVAAMFEAIDRAWGRVDVLVNNAGIEPVSSIFDHPLADWQRTLDVNLTGTFLCTQQAARRMRAQGGGVILNLASIAGKSQPLYLRSAYAASKAGQVGFTKEAAREFAAHNIRVNAICPGVIVTPMTEHLRQDEAQMARWRAEIPLGRLGEAEEVAALCLWLASDAASYVTGMAWHVDGGKNMG, encoded by the coding sequence ATGCCCCCCACCTACGACTTCAACCAGCGCGTCGTCTGCATCACCGGCGCCGGACGTGGGATTGGCCGGGCCATCGCCTTCGCCTTCGCCCAGGCCGGGGCGCGGGTGGCAGTGAACGACATCGATGCGGATGCTGCCGGGCGCGTGGTTGGAGAACTGGCGGCGGGCGGGGCCATCGCTCTCCCCGCCGATGTCGCCAGCCCGGAGGCTGTGGCGGCGATGTTCGAGGCCATCGACCGGGCGTGGGGCCGGGTGGATGTGCTGGTCAACAACGCTGGCATCGAGCCGGTCAGCTCCATCTTCGATCACCCCCTGGCCGACTGGCAGCGGACGCTGGATGTGAACCTGACCGGAACGTTTCTGTGCACACAACAGGCGGCGCGGCGGATGCGGGCGCAAGGCGGCGGCGTCATCCTCAACCTGGCCTCCATCGCCGGCAAGTCGCAGCCGTTGTATTTGCGCTCGGCCTACGCCGCCAGCAAAGCCGGGCAGGTGGGCTTTACAAAAGAGGCGGCGCGCGAGTTCGCCGCCCACAACATCCGGGTGAACGCCATCTGCCCCGGCGTCATCGTCACCCCCATGACCGAGCACCTGCGCCAGGACGAGGCCCAGATGGCCCGTTGGCGGGCGGAAATCCCCCTGGGCCGCTTGGGTGAGGCCGAAGAAGTCGCCGCCCTCTGCCTCTGGCTGGCTTCCGACGCCGCCAGCTATGTGACGGGCATGGCCTGGCATGTGGATGGGGGAAAGAATATGGGGTGA
- the efp gene encoding elongation factor P, producing MIGVEDLRKGVIFELDGDIYRVLEYEHRKMGRGNATVRVKSRNLRSGSTVEKTFPSGNRVQDVRLDHATVQYLYHDEQFYYFMDNETFEQTMLKGGQLGDAVNYLIDGMSIELETYNSEPINIDLPTTVDFDVVQAEPGYAGDTANSPGKMCTTQTGLRVQVPLFVEAGDRIRVNTETGAYVTRL from the coding sequence ATGATCGGCGTTGAAGACCTCCGCAAAGGCGTCATTTTCGAACTCGATGGCGATATTTACCGCGTGCTCGAATACGAGCACCGCAAGATGGGCCGCGGCAATGCCACGGTGCGCGTCAAGTCGCGCAATCTCCGCAGCGGCTCGACGGTGGAGAAGACCTTCCCCAGCGGCAACCGTGTGCAGGATGTGCGGCTCGACCATGCCACGGTGCAATACCTGTACCATGATGAGCAGTTCTACTATTTCATGGATAACGAGACCTTCGAGCAGACGATGCTCAAGGGCGGGCAGTTGGGCGACGCCGTCAACTATCTCATCGACGGCATGTCCATCGAGCTTGAGACCTATAACAGCGAACCGATCAACATCGACCTGCCCACCACCGTCGATTTCGATGTCGTCCAGGCCGAACCGGGCTACGCCGGCGACACCGCCAACAGCCCCGGCAAGATGTGCACCACCCAGACCGGTCTGCGCGTGCAGGTGCCGCTGTTCGTCGAGGCCGGCGACCGCATTCGTGTGAACACCGAAACCGGCGCCTATGTCACCCGGCTGTAG